One Primulina tabacum isolate GXHZ01 chromosome 10, ASM2559414v2, whole genome shotgun sequence DNA segment encodes these proteins:
- the LOC142505844 gene encoding protein POLLENLESS 3-LIKE 2-like translates to MWNAPTGFRPTKSAPPSPAKPLGVSRTNSDSFHIIHKVPLGDTPYVRAKNVQLVDKDPERAIPLFWAAINAGDRVDSALKDMAIVMKQQNRAEEAIEAIKSLRGRCSDQAQESIDNILLDLFKRCGRLDDQIGLLRHKLYLIQQGMAFSGKRTKTARSQGKKFQVSVQQEATRLLGNLGWALMQQNNYMEAEEAYRRALLLGPDNNKMCNLGICLMKQGRIDEAKETLQRVKPAVTEGPRGVTSHLKAYERAQQMLQDLESEMMNKGVGDPLEQSKLFDAFLCSSAIWQPQPCQDQQNRICTNSSSKIEERFVDENTNSNIIMPSVNVKNSLNIDAAPFVPIAATLLPERLKRMRSENVVNSQIKQPITPDMKGEMWTDFLPDSKEFEEAIIAAVLSAGHGNRKLDETKCDDKRIPQKKVGKRLKVFQEITPSLSPRA, encoded by the exons ATGTGGAATGCCCCGACAGGATTCCGACCAACAAAATCCGCTCCTCCATCACCAGCTAAGCCTCTTGGTGTTTCCAGAACCAATTCCGACTCATTCCACATCATCCACAAGGTTCCACTTGGTGACACCCCTTATGTCCGTGCCAAAAATGTTcaa CTTGTGGACAAGGATCCAGAGAGGGCAATTCCCTTGTTTTGGGCTGCAATTAATGCTGGGGATCGAGTGGATAGTGCTCTAAAAGATATGGCCATTGTGATGAAGCAGCAAAATAGGGCAGAAGAAGCCATTGAAGCTATAAAATCACTGCGGGGTCGGTGTTCAGATCAAGCCCAAGAATCCATTGACAATATCTTGTTAGACCTTTTCAAG AGATGTGGAAGACTAGATGACCAAATAGGACTTCTGAGGCACAAATTGTATCTAATTCAGCAAGGGATGGCCTTCAGTGGGAAGCGTACAAAGACTGCAAGGTCCCAAGGCAAGAAATTCCAGGTTTCTGTGCAGCAAGAAGCCACTAGATTGCTG GGAAACTTGGGGTGGGCATTGATGCAGCAGAATAATTATATGGAAGCAGAGGAAGCTTATAGGAGAGCCCTTTTGCTTGGACCAGATAACAACAAAATGTGCAATCTAGGCATTTGCTTGATGAAGCAAGGGAGAATAGatgaggcgaaagaaacccttCAGAGGGTGAAACCAGCTGTAACCGAAGGCCCAAGAGGTGTCACATCTCATCTCAAGGCTTATGAGAGAGCCCAACAAATGTTGCAGGATCTTGAATCTGAGATGATGAACAAGGGGGTTGGTGATCCACTGGAGCAGAGCAAGCTATTTGATGCATTCTTGTGCTCCTCAGCAATCTGGCAACCTCAGCCTTGCCAGGATCAGCAGAACAGAATTTGCACAAATTCTTCCTCTAAAATTGAAGAACGATTTGTAGATGAAAATACTAACTCCAACATCATCATGCCAAGTGTTAATGTTAAAAATTCACTCAACATTGATGCAGCACCATTCGTACCTATTGCTGCTACTTTATTACCAGAGAGGCTTAAGCGGATGAGGTCTGAAAATGTGGTTAACTCGCAGATCAAGCAACCCATCACACCAGACATGAAGGGTGAGATGTGGACAGATTTTCTGCCTGATAGTAAGGAATTTGAAGAAGCGATAATCGCTGCAGTTTTGAGTGCAGGACATGGAAATAGAAAACTGGACGAGACTAAGTGTGATGACAAAAGAATACCTCAGAAAAAGGTTGGCAAGAGGCTGAAAGTTTTCCAAGAAATTACACCCTCTTTGAGTCCAAGGGCCTGA
- the LOC142505845 gene encoding L-ascorbate peroxidase 3-like, translating into MTIGKEYLKDIEKARRDLRALISSKNCAPIMLRLAWHDAGTYDAKTMTGGPNGSIKNEAEYKHEANNGLKIAIDLCEEIKEKYPRVTYADLYQLAGVVAVEVTGGPTIHFVPGRKDSIISPDEGRLPDARKGSSHLRDVFHRMGLSDVDIVALSGGHTLGRAHRERSGFEGPWTNDPLKFDNSYFVELLKGESEGLLKLPSDKALVHDPKFKSYVTLYAKDEEAFFRDYARSHKKLSELGFTPPSCLKSTLNKTIAAIFISAAVVILSYIYETSKKVE; encoded by the exons ATGACAATTGGTAAAGAGTATTTAAAGGATATTGAGAAGGCACGTAGAGATCTTAGAGCTCTTATCTCCTCCAAGAATTGTGCTCCCATTATGCTTCGTTTGGC GTGGCACGACGCTGGCACTTATGATGCAAAAACAATGACGGGAGGTCCCAATGGCTCAATAAAGAATGAGGCTGAGTACAAGCATGAAGCAAATAATGGCCTCAAGATAGCAATTGATCTTTGTG aagaaataaaggaaaaatatccAAGAGTTACATATGCTGATCTTTACCAG CTTGCTGGCGTTGTTGCAGTGGAGGTAACTGGCGGCCCTACTATTCATTTCGTTCCAGGCAGAAAG GATTCGATTATCTCCCCCGACGAGGGCCGACTTCCTGATGCTCGTAAAG GTTCATCGCATTTAAGGGACGTTTTCCATCGAATGGGCCTATCTGATGTAGATATAGTTGCATTATCCGGTGGCCACACATTG GGAAGAGCGCATCGTGAAAGATCAGGATTTGAGGGACCTTGGACAAACGACCCTCTAAAATTCGACAATTCTTACTTTGT AGAGCTTCTTAAAGGAGAATCAGAAGGTCTATTGAAGCTTCCATCTGATAAAGCTCTGGTGCatgatccaaaatttaaatcatatgtcACCCTTTACGCAAAG GATGAAGAAGCCTTCTTTCGAGACTACGCTAGATCACATAAAAAGCTCTCAGAGCTGGGATTCACTCCACCATCATGTCTGAAATCCACGTTGAACAAGACTATCGCTGCGATTTTTATTTCTGCTGCCGTTGTGATCTTGAGTTACATCTATGAAACAAGCAAGAAAGTCGAGTAG
- the LOC142505611 gene encoding protein MID1-COMPLEMENTING ACTIVITY 1-like has protein sequence MSSWEHFGERANIAQLVGIDAVRLIGMIVKAANTARMHKKNCRQFAQHLKLIGNLLESLKISEMKKYPETREPLEHLEDALRRSYILVNSCQDRSYFYLLAMGWNIVYQFRKAQTEIDHYLKLIPLITLVDNARVRERIEMIEKDQHEYTLDDEDRKVQDVILKRDPSQHDTTVLVLKKSLSYSYPNVPFNEAIRKENKKLQLELQHSQANLDVSQCEVIQHLLDVTEAVAAIPVKESKEEDVYLGDDSDKGKYNKNDSKSEKQATSRNTSSVSSTHDLLSFKGSHNEWHSDLLGCCSKPLLCIKTVLFPCGTISRIASAAGNRHISSAEVCNDLMAYSLILSCCCYTCCIRRKLRIMLNITGGLFDDFISHLMCCCCALVQEWREVEILEVEGTHTTKTRPPTVQYIEY, from the exons ATGTCGTCTTGGGAGCATTTTGGGGAGAGAGCAAATATAGCCCAACTGGTTGGAATAGATGCGGTGAGGCTAATTGGAATGATTGTGAAGGCTGCGAACACGGCTCGAATGCACAAGAAAAACTGCCGGCAGTTTGCGCAGCATTTGAAACTTATTGGGAATTTGTTGGAATCACTAAAGATTTCGGAGATGAAAAAGTACCCGGAGACTCGGGAGCCATTGGAGCATCTGGAGGATGCACTGAGGAGGTCTTACATTTTAGTGAACAGTTGCCAAGATCGAAGCTATTTCTATCTTCTGGCTATGGGATGGAACATTGTTTATCAGTTCAGGAAGGCTCAGACCGAAATTGATCATTATCTGAAGCTCATACCTCTCATTACCCTTGTCGATAATGCTCGTGTTCGG GAACGAATCGAAATGATCGAAAAGGATCAGCATGAATATACACTGGATGACGAGGACAGGAAGGTGCAAGATGTGATATTGAAACGTGATCCATCACAACACGACACTACAGTGTTAGTGTTGAAAAAAAGTCTTTCTTATTCTTATCCGAATGTGCCTTTTAATGAAGCCATACGAAAGGAGAATAAGAAGCTTCAATTAGAACTGCAACATTCACAAGCTAATTTGGACGTTAGTCAGTGTGAAGTGATTCAGCATCTGCTTGATGTTACAGAAGCTGTTGCAGCGATACCCGTGAAAGAATCCAAGGAGGAAGACGTTTATTTAGGTGATGATAGTGATAAAGGGAAATATAATAAAAACGACTCAAAGAGTGAAAAACAGGCCACTTCAAG AAACACATCTTCAGTTTCCTCTACACATGATTTGCTATCATTTAAAGGCTCACACAATGAGTGGCATTCAGATCTGCTCGGCTGTTGTTCCAAACCTCTTCTAT GCATAAAAACTGTATTATTCCCCTGTGGCACGATTTCGAGAATTGCTTCGGCGGCTGGTAATAGGCACATCT CTTCCGCTGAAGTCTGTAATGACTTGATGGCTTATTCGTTGATACTGTCCTGCTGCTGCTATACTTGTTGCATCAGAAGGAAACTTCGGATAATGCTAAACATTACG GGTGGGCtgtttgacgatttcatttccCACTTGATGTGTTGCTGCTGTGCTCTGGTACAAGAATGGCGAGAAGTGGAGATTCTTGAAGTTGAAG GTACTCACACGACGAAAACACGCCCTCCAACCGTCCAATACATCGAGTATTGA
- the LOC142505170 gene encoding putative prolyl 4-hydroxylase 10 — translation MAKGRHQHYGRGATRKTGSSSTLVLSFLIMLSLLIVILLSLGIISIPGGTKGSPEAHDLSSIAHNSRHSGDEDEENKDQWVEVISWEPRAFVFHNFLSKEECNYLISIAEPHMLKSTVVDSETGKSKDSRVRTSSGTFLTRGRDKIVRDIEKKIADFTFIPVEHGEGLQILHYEVGQKYEPHYDYFLDEFNTQNGGQRIATVLMYLSDVEEGGETVFPAAKGNVSSVPWWNELSECGKGGLSVKPRRGDALLFWSMTPDGTFDQSSLHGGCPVIKGNKWSSTKWMRVHEYKV, via the exons ATGGCGAAGGGGCGGCATCAGCACTATGGTCGAGGTGCGACGCGCAAGACGGGGTCGTCTTCAACTCTGGTGCTCTCGTTCTTGATAATGTTGTCTTTGCTTATTGTAATTCTGTTATCTCTCGGAATTATATCGATTCCCGGCGGTACGAAGGGCTCTCCGGAAGCGCATGATCTCAGCTCCATAGCCCACAATTCTCGTCACTC CGGCGATGAAGATGAGGAGAACAAAGATCAGTGGGTTGAAGTTATTTCTTGGGAGCCCAGAGCCTTTGTTTTCCACAATTTTTTG TCAAAAGAGGAATGTAATTATCTTATCAGCATCGCCGAGCCCCATATGCTAAAGTCCACTGTTGTTGACAGTGAGACTGGAAAAAGTAAAGATAGTAG AGTGCGTACTAGTTCTGGAACATTTCTTACTAGAGGAAGAGATAAAATTGTTAGGGACATTGAGAAAAAAATTGCAGATTTCACCTTCATACCTGTAG AGCACGGTGAGGGCCTTCAAATCCTTCATTACGAAGTAGGGCAAAAGTACGAGCCCCATTATGACTATTTTCTGGATGAGTTCAACACTCAGAATGGTGGTCAGCGCATTGCTACGGTTCTCATGTACCT ATCAGATGTAGAAGAAGGAGGTGAAACAGTATTTCCGGCTGCGAAAGGAAATGTTAGTTCCGTGCCTTGGTGGAATGAGCTCTCTGAATGTGGGAAAGGAGGACTCTCTGTTAAACCAAGAAGGGGTGATGCACTTCTTTTCTGGAGCATGACTCCTGACGGAACTTTTGACCAATCGAGTTTGCATG GTGGCTGTCCTGTCATCAAAGGAAACAAATGGTCATCTACGAAATGGATGCGAGTGCACGAGTACAAAGTCTAA
- the LOC142505142 gene encoding putative metal-nicotianamine transporter YSL7 has protein sequence MDNNSTSINNRKPERSNNFNENDQNIDHSKEIVEKEDSVEKIFESKEVPPWQKQLTFRAFFVSFVLSILFTFIVMKLNLTTGIIPSLNVSAGLLGFFFLKVWTKFLEKSGFLRQPFTRQENTVIQTCVVASSGIAFSGGFGSYLFGMSETIAKTSTEANDSQNIKNPALTWMIGFLFVVSFLGLFSVVPLRKIMIIDFKLTYPSGTATAHLINSFHTPQGAKLAKKQVRALGKFFSFSFLWGFFQWFFTAGDGCGFVEFPTFGLKAYKNKFYFDFSATYVGVGMICPYLINVSLLVGAILSWGIMWPLIENRKGDWYAATLGPSSLHGIQGYRVFIAIAMILGDGLYNFIKVLSRTLLGLYQQIRDKNLGLALPVGSDSSPSNTPSVSYDDERRTRLFLKDKIPTWVAISGYMLLATISAAALPHIFHPLKWYYIIVMYIFAPTLAFCNAYGCGLTDWNLTSTYGKLGIFMIGAWAGASHGGVLAGLAACGVMMNIVSTASDLTQDFKTGYMTLASPRSMFVSQVIGTAIGCVVAPCVFWIFFKAFPDLGTLGSQYPAPYATVYRGIAILGVEGFSSLPKNCLTLCCVFFIAAIVINALRDIVGPKWARFIPIPMAMAIPFYLGPYFTIDMCLGSLILFIWENVDKAKADAFGPAVASGLICGDGIWTLPSSILALAGIKPPICMKFLSRKTNARVDTFLGKN, from the exons ATGGATAATAACTCCACGAGCATCAACAATCGGAAGCCCGAAAGAAGCAATAATTTTAACGAAAATGACCAAAATATCGATCACAGCAAAGAAATCGTGGAAAAAGAGGATTCAGTAGAGAAGATATTCGAGAGCAAAGAGGTTCCGCCATGGCAGAAGCAGCTCACCTTCAGGGCCTTCTTCGTGAGCTTTGTTCTGAGTATTCTCTTCACTTTCATAGTGATGAAGCTGAATCTGACGACGGGTATCATCCCTTCGCTGAATGTGTCGGCGGGGCTTTTGGGGTTCTTCTTCCTCAAAGTTTGGACCAAGTTTCTGGAGAAATCTGGGTTTCTCAGACAGCCTTTTACGAGGCAGGAGAATACTGTGATTCAGACCTGTGTTGTAGCTTCCTCCGGCATAGCCTTCAGCG GAGGTTTTGGCAGCTATCTTTTTGGTATGAGTGAAACTATTGCCAAAACATCTACTGAAGCTAATGACTCACAAAATATCAAGAATCCAGCCCTCACGTGGATGATTGGATTCCTTTTTGTGGTTAGCTTTTTGGGACTCTTTTCCGTGGTGCCTCTCCGTAAG ATAATGATCATAGACTTCAAACTGACATACCCAAGTGGGACGGCTACCGCTCACTTAATTAACAGCTTCCACACTCCTCAGGGAGCCAAGTTAGCAAA GAAACAAGTGAGAGCCTTGGGGAAATTCTTCTCTTTCAGTTTCTTGTGGGGCTTCTTTCAATGGTTTTTCACTGCAGGAGATGGCTGTGGATTCGTTGAATTTCCAACTTTCGGTCTTAAAGCCTacaaaaacaa GTTCTACTTTGATTTCTCAGCAACATATGTCGGTGTCGGTATGATATGCCCATATTTGATCAATGTATCTTTACTAGTTGGAGCCATTCTCTCGTGGGGTATAATGTGGCCACTCATAGAGAATAGGAAAGGTGATTGGTACGCGGCAACGTTGGGGCCTAGCAGTCTCCATGGCATTCAAGGTTACCGG GTCTTCATTGCCATAGCCATGATCCTAGGTGATGGCCTATACAACTTCATCAAGGTCCTAAGCCGTACTTTACTCGGGTTGTACCAACAAATCCGTGATAAAAATTTAGGCTTAGCACTCCCAGTCGGTTCCGATTCATCTCCTTCAAATACTCCTTCAGTATCCTATGATGATGAACGTAGGACCCGACTTTTCCTCAAGGACAAAATCCCTACATGGGTCGCCATTTCTGGGTACATGCTACTTGCCACAATCTCTGCGGCAGCTCTTCCACACATTTTCCATCCACTCAAATGGTACTATATAATTGTCATGTATATATTTGCACCAACACTAGCTTTTTGCAATGCCTACGGATGTGGGCTCACCGATTGGAACCTAACATCGACCTATGGAAAGTTGGGCATATTCATGATTGGGGCCTGGGCTGGAGCCTCACATGGGGGAGTTCTTGCCGGACTAGCTGCTTGTGGAGTCATGATGAATATAGTCTCCACTGCATCAGACCTCACACAAGATTTCAAGACCGGATACATGACTCTAGCATCTCCCAGGTCCATGTTCGTGAGCCAGGTGATCGGGACTGCTATAGGTTGTGTAGTCGCACCGTGCGTATTTTGGATATTCTTCAAGGCATTCCCCGATCTTGGCACGTTGGGCTCACAATATCCGGCACCGTATGCGACTGTCTACCGTGGCATCGCTATCTTGGGGGTCGAGGGGTTTTCATCTCTGCCAAAGAACTGTCTCACGCTCTGTTGTGTTTTCTTCATAGCAGCAATCGTCATCAACGCATTAAGAGACattgtagggccaaaatggGCTAGATTTATTCCTATCCCAATGGCTATGGCTATTCCTTTCTATCTCGGGCCATACTTCACCATTGATATGTGTCTGGGGAGCTTGATTCTTTTCATTTGGGAGAATGTGGATAAGGCTAAGGCCGATGCGTTTGGACCGGCAGTGGCTTCGGGACTGATATGTGGAGATGGGATTTGGACATTGCCCAGTTCCATCTTGGCTTTGGCTGGTATAAAGCCTCCGATTTGTATGAAGTTCCTGTCAAGAAAAACTAATGCACGCGTGGACACTTTCTTGGGTAAGAACTAG